gaagaagggcttAGTTTTGCGGAAAAAATGGCAAAACTGTCCCATATATCATCGCGAAAATGGGGTCTCGACCTCTCATCCGCTAAATTATTAAACGGTCTTGCACCCTGGCCGTCTAATCCACCGATCAACGAGTCTGCTGAGGCGCTCTCTGTACTGGGACACTTTGCCGATGACGTCTATAACTATGGGCCGGACACGATTGAAGAGTATAGGAAACATCTGCGGACGTTTATCGACGTGGGGTGGCcaaagaagttgaaggaggTTCTAACAAAGGGTTTAGACAGATTTACGATGAGTGATGCAGGGCCggtggaaggagaagaaggatattgggattgggataGGGAAAAATATGTGTGGCAGACGGACAAGGATTTGAGACACGcggagagtgaagaagtcGCGAGTTGGAAGGATTGGAGGATGgatcaagaaggctggAAATGGGATCTTTTGACTGATGAGTGAGTAATCTCACACCCCCAATGTTGTGCGCTATGTACTAATGCTGTCGATAATCAAGTGATGCCAACAAGTGGGTCAAGAAGAATTTGGCAGGAACCAAAATTGAAGAAGTATGGGATAACCTTCCCAGCGGCATTTTACGAGCCGATACGTTGCGTTATctactccttctccttcgagGAGGAATCTACTCTGACACAGATACTGTCCTTCTCAAATCTCCGTCACATTGGGGCCAGGGTGCCCGACTATGGAATGACGGTGAAGGGTGGTTGACAGAggatcagaagaagagattggaagagggagctCAGATTGAAGAGGTGCTTGGGAAGCCGAGTGTGATTGTTGGTCTGGAGGCGGATGTTGGAGATAGAGAAGATTGGCATGACTGGTGGCCTCGACCTGTAAGCTATGACTTGAATCTCAAGAAAATGCTCCTTCCCTGACATCCCCCAAGATACAAATGGTCCAATGGACCATGGCTTCCGCTCCTTCCCATCCAATCGCGCTGAGCGCCGTCCTTCGCATCCTCCATTCCACAGCCACTGCCATTTCCTGGGCACATGAAAACGCTCGTGTTGTTAACATTCTCAAAGATCAGGGCCGCTACAAAGACGCCCAAAATCTTGCATCTGTCTCTGTCCTAAATGAACCCAAGCACGGGGGCCCAGTAGGGGTGATGGCTTGGACAGGGCCTGGAGTGTGGACAGATGCGGTCTTAAGTTATCTTCGAGTCAAGTATGGGGTAAAGTGGGTGGATTTCAAGGGGATGCAAGAGCCTTTGAGAATTGGGGATGTTGTCATCTTACCTGGTGAGTCATGCGGATATCACGAGCGTTGCAGTTGTACTCATATTCGATGATAGTAACTGGTTTCTCACCTGGAGTGGGCAACTTTGGCTCCCAGCATCGTACCCGTAAGTGATATTTGGCATTTAGTTCGCTCCGCTGACAGTCCCAATGGTAGACCGCGAAGCGATGGTCGAACATAGATTTGCTGGTAGCTGGAAAAATGACTAGCCGTGCTTGTTATAGATGTCTTTATCGTTGTTGTATCATCTCACATGCATATACATGCATTCTCTATTTATAGCGGTAATGCCTAATAACGAAGTCGTGGCGGAATCAAAAAGCGACAGTTGTGCCTGAAAACTCTTCGAGTCGTTCTTTGGCCGCCGCCGTCGAGATACTAACGAACATTCTTCTATTGTTTTTTtatttcatcttccgttTCATTCAGTCACAATGACCGCCACTCAACTCCCCATCCCGGAAGTAGGCCAGCCAAAAGGCCACGCACCCCAGTCGAAGCCCAAGCTCTATATCCTCGACTACGGAGCAGGTAACGTTCGAAGGTCAGTCCGGTTGTCAAACATCTGTTTGAGGGATAATGCTGACCGTGAGAGAACAGTCTGGCAAACTCTATAAATAAGCTTGGATATGAGTTTGAATGGATCAAGGATGAGAGCGACTTTGACAAGGCTGAAGTGAGTGCTTATGGAGGCGGTACGACAAGTGTTTAGCTAATCCACTAATCCACCTCCTAGaaactcatcttccccgGCGTTGGCTCTTTCGCCCAGGCTACCAGCTCTCTCCGAACCTCTGGTCTCCACTCCCACCTTCTCAAGTACATCGCCTCCGGAAAACCCTACTTTGGTATCTGCATCGGTATGCAGgtcctcttcgcctcttcctctgaaTCACCTGGCTCTGAAGGATTGGGTGTCGTGCCTTTCGCCATTACTGAATTCAAGGTAGAGGACAACTACGAGGGCGGTAACGGAAGGAAGAGTGTGCCTCACATGGGATGGAACAAGGCTTGGAAGGCTTGGAAATCTGAaggggatgagaaggaaacAGAGAATttgatggtggatgatgattaCTATTTTGTTCACTCCTACGCCGCTCTCCTTCCCGACCCATCTGCCTCTACTCCTCCCAAGGGAGTCGCCGACTTTGCTTACACACTCTCAAGATATGGTTCCGAGACTTTCGTCTCTTCGATACGGCGTGATAATGTCTTTGCTGTGCAGTTCCACCCCGAGAAGAGTGGTCCTGCTGGTCTCGACATGTTAAGAAAATGGCTCCATGCTCCTGTCGacactctttcctcttccccttccaatCCCGCTTCCACTTCTGTTGGCAAGACATGGCAACCCACCAacccctctcctctccgtGCCAAGGGAAACGGTTTGACCGACCGTATTGTCGCTTGTCTTGATGTTCGTTCCAACGATGCTGGTGACTTGGTCGTCACCAAGGGTGACCAGTACGACGTACGCGAAAAGTCTTCTGACAAGGCTGTCAGGAATTTGGGAAAGCCTGTCGAGTTGGCTCAGAGGTATTACCTCTCTGGTGCAGATGAAGTCGCGTTCCTCAATATTACCAGCTTCCGATCTTCTGCTCTGCTCGACCAGCCTATGCTTGACGTTGTCAGGGCTGCCGCAGAAACCGTCTTTGTGCCTCTTACCATTGGTGGTGGTATCAAGGACACTACCGACCCCGACGGTACCTTCCACCCTGCTCTCGAGGTTGCCGGTGCCTACTTCCGTTCAGGGGCCGACAAGGTCTCCATTGGTAGTGAGGCCGTCATCGCCGTTGAGGAGATGCTCGAACGTGAATCCCGAGGTGAACCTGCCTTGACTGGCAAGACTGGTATTGAGACCATCTCCAAAGGCTACGGTCGACAAGCTGTCGTCATCTCTATCGATCCTAAACGAGTTTATGTCGACACTTCTGTCCCCGATTGGCTTGAATCCTTCCCCGCCAAGCACCGAGCGAGCTTGATCATTGGCGATAACGCCACCTCCCGTACCGCTCCGCAAGAAAAGGGCAAGGCTTGGTGGTACCAATGCACCATCTCTGGCGGCCGGGCCGTACGAGATATTGATGTCGTCCAGCTTGCTCAGGGTGTCGAGCGTCTTGGTGCGGGCGAGATTTTGCTCAACTCTGTGGACAGGGACGGTTCTGGCCAGGGT
This DNA window, taken from Cryptococcus deuterogattii R265 chromosome 3, complete sequence, encodes the following:
- a CDS encoding alpha 1 — its product is MDDPEKGLSPTSTPSSTAPTRLSSPVLQHVSFAHNLSPLRRHQHPSTIPHIGLRKRRLLSQIIFALGILSIIGWAVVGENGMRDVITIIGSKGQGQQRPHDAPVPGIILGTKGKPMPLPDIEPMEPPADVQESSQSSPTPQKGGEDDEEGLSFAEKMAKLSHISSRKWGLDLSSAKLLNGLAPWPSNPPINESAEALSVLGHFADDVYNYGPDTIEEYRKHLRTFIDVGWPKKLKEVLTKGLDRFTMSDAGPVEGEEGYWDWDREKYVWQTDKDLRHAESEEVASWKDWRMDQEGWKWDLLTDDDANKWVKKNLAGTKIEEVWDNLPSGILRADTLRYLLLLLRGGIYSDTDTVLLKSPSHWGQGARLWNDGEGWLTEDQKKRLEEGAQIEEVLGKPSVIVGLEADVGDREDWHDWWPRPIQMVQWTMASAPSHPIALSAVLRILHSTATAISWAHENARVVNILKDQGRYKDAQNLASVSVLNEPKHGGPVGVMAWTGPGVWTDAVLSYLRVKYGVKWVDFKGMQEPLRIGDVVILPVTGFSPGVGNFGSQHRTHREAMVEHRFAGSWKND
- a CDS encoding imidazoleglycerol phosphate synthase cyclase subunit — protein: MTATQLPIPEVGQPKGHAPQSKPKLYILDYGAGNVRSLANSINKLGYEFEWIKDESDFDKAEKLIFPGVGSFAQATSSLRTSGLHSHLLKYIASGKPYFGICIGMQVLFASSSESPGSEGLGVVPFAITEFKVEDNYEGGNGRKSVPHMGWNKAWKAWKSEGDEKETENLMVDDDYYFVHSYAALLPDPSASTPPKGVADFAYTLSRYGSETFVSSIRRDNVFAVQFHPEKSGPAGLDMLRKWLHAPVDTLSSSPSNPASTSVGKTWQPTNPSPLRAKGNGLTDRIVACLDVRSNDAGDLVVTKGDQYDVREKSSDKAVRNLGKPVELAQRYYLSGADEVAFLNITSFRSSALLDQPMLDVVRAAAETVFVPLTIGGGIKDTTDPDGTFHPALEVAGAYFRSGADKVSIGSEAVIAVEEMLERESRGEPALTGKTGIETISKGYGRQAVVISIDPKRVYVDTSVPDWLESFPAKHRASLIIGDNATSRTAPQEKGKAWWYQCTISGGRAVRDIDVVQLAQGVERLGAGEILLNSVDRDGSGQGFDLDLVKLVKNAVGIPVVSSSGAGSPADFEEVFRETGTEAALAAGIFHRGEVGIDEVKGWLESKEMAVRRTALPTV